The segment CACATCGCTTCTAGTTAGCTTTTTTGTTATCCAATGACCTTCCTCTCCGCTTGTCAGCTTGGTCTTCTTGCGGGGGATGAATTTCTGTTCCCCCAGTGATCTTTTAGGAGCAGAGTTACCCAATGCATTGACCTCCCGACTTGATGAATGTTGACTATCAATGGAAGATTGGGCAGTCGAAGATGATAGAGAAAGACAGAGATCAGTTGATGACGGAGGAGTAGTGTTTACAATTGGTTTCGAAGCAGCAAAGTTTTTAGAAACTCCGGTAAAGAGAGTCAAAAAAGGTGAATTAGGATCGTCTTTGCCGCCATCTATGGAAGAGAAATCATAAGTAGTACTACTTGACGCTGCCGCCGATGATGGAAGAGTAGTACTACTAGAAGACGATTGATGATAGCGAATTGGTTCAGCATCAATAACATTGTCTTCTGACAATGGCGGAAACAGAGATAACGTTAGAAAATCGTCGAAAAATCGATCATTATTTTCCATTGCAATAAAAGAATATGAATAGTAAAAATTTAGGAACGAAGAAGAAAGGCTGTGTATTGAGTCCCTTTTATAGATTTGTGAGACTCTCCCATTTATGATCAAAATGGGAACTCTGTTTAATCTTTTCTATTTTCCGTATTAGAAAAGGTAAGGGAACACCATTTCTAAATTCTGTTTTTGgtaataattatttaacttaaaagttTGTTCACTTCTAAATATTACCAAAGGTAGAACTTCTAGAATATTATAGTAAGTTTTTAATTTACCCACTTAATAATCAGTAGttgtaaataaaatgataaatttactatgttaataattattttcttaataggtgtgtcaattcaaaaatagataataatttaaTGAGTTCATGTTATTGGCTATCTATGGACTTGGtacatagtctttaaaaaaacaattaaatttttaatacgTATTATTTGTTCAAGAATCCCCCCTAATTAGGTTAGTAgcgtaaaattatttttaggcaAATActgaagtaaaataataaaaaaaataaaattgagcaaTAAATAATACGTATTATTTGTTCTAGAATAGCCCCTCCAATTAATTAGGTAAGTAGTAATTTTGGTTACGTCCTCCATTTAAAGCTCAAGACAAGTGATTTTAACTGTAAAAACTTagcaaaatttaatattgaaaattgtgagcttatttgactatttaaaataataattttacataatttcaataataaatattatttaaagtttaattattaataacatAGTTTATGTAATTTTACAGATAAGTAAAAAACACAACGAAATACATAAAGTTTTATTATCAACATTAACTTTACAACTAAGAAATTTGTTCAATTGTTTCCCTTAAAACTGTTTTGGTTCTTGACTAAAAGTTATATTAAGTAACACTTAATGTGTCTTAATTTATTGAAATGTTTTTGATCGAgcacaataacaataacatatctAGTGAAATTAGGATTGTGTATCAGTTGATTCGGCttgtttgaaaatttattaatttgatctATCGATATGTAGACATGTAAAATTATCCTAGAGTCATTAGTATATTAACTTatttgattattgatttattggTCATTGATCGATATCGattttattattagtttaaCCATTAATACTTGACAtagaaaaatcattgaaaaacACTTTGAAACAAGGTCacatacaaattaaataatcaatacacataaTAACTcgataataaaaaattaatatacgTTATCAAAATTGGTAAATCAATAGCTTGTTTTCGATTTGAGTTATTAATTTCGATTCAATTTTGAACACTTTTAAGCGTAACCATCCATAGTGAGGGCTTGAAAAGATGGAGTGTAGGccatttttatcattatctCTCTAAAATAGAAAAACTCTTTTCGAAAGACAatccataaatatatttgattagATAAGTAATTTAAAAACGAGAAAAACTTTTGAAACTCGAGATGTAAAATTTTACAGgtaatgaattaataatttaatggAGGTGGATAAATGCAGGCAAGCACGTGCAGGCCAATGTGTATATTCCCATTCCATTATACaccaaatataattatattctatagtttttataaaattgagtgtaaaaataataaaataatgattcatcatcattattacAACACTCACTACTCAACTTCATCTTTTTGGTCTTTATCTTCCATTTCccttctctctctatatatgtAGCAGTTACATTCTGTGTTTTCCTCAATCTGGGTCGGTCGACATTTTTATCTAGGGTAATCCCTTAACCccttttcttcattcttttgattttcaatttcttGTTTTTAGTACCTAGATTTGCTCTGTTTTAGTGTTTTTTGTGCGTTTGTGGTTCATTTAATTGGATTTTGAGCAAATGGTGTTTGTAAATGGTGTTTTTTTATATGGGTATTAGATTGTTAGATAGATATCTTCTTATGGATGACAAATAGTGAATGAAATTGGAAAATTTGGATCTTTTTCGTCTAATTAGttgcaaattttagctaattcCCCTTTTGTTCTTGACCTGTGAGCTGAATTACAACATAAGTGCCACTTTAACCAAATGTGGTGGGACTGCTTCACCCTTAACCATATGTTTCGGGTTGAAGTGGGTTGGGAGAAAATCCTATCGGGAGCGTCACCCTTGAATCGGCTCGTGATTCGTTTTTTTGGAGCTAATAATCCCTAAATAAGTGGTGTTTTAGGGATTCAGGAAATTGTTTCCAATTATACCATATGTTAAAGAATTAATCTACTTTATAACCGTGCTCAATTCTCCAGAAACATCGAATACATAGGGTTAACTTAGTAAATTATGCTGTACGTCTATTGTTTTTCTTAATAGGCTGGAAATGAGCTAAAGCTACACGTAAtttgggacggagggagtatgaTTTATCTTCTTTTACTTGCCTGATCTGCTTTAAAAAGCTAAAGATTTTCTTTATTGCATTACATAtctatgttttttttgtgtgtcAAGTTTATTAGCATTTAATTTTGGATTTGTGATGAACTTTCATTTGATTCTTATATTGGTTGTCGTAAATGGAATGGCATCGTTCAAGGTTTTTATGGTTCCTATTGAATAGTAAAAATTTGGCGTGATGATACCTTCTATTAATTGTTCCAAAGTGCCTCTTCAAGGAGTTTAATGAGCTACAAGtttatgttgtttagttttgTGTCAGCATTGTAGTTTAGAAGTGGCATAAAGTTGGGCAGAAGAGCCAGGAAGAGTAAGCATGTCAAGTGATAGTTGCAGCCACTGGTGTTATAGTTGTAGACAACCCGTGAATCTCAGGAGACAAAATGATGTTTGCCCCAATTGCGGTGGTggatttgttcaagagcttgaAGACATAACGAGTAGTAGTGTAGATAATCAGACCCAGAGGCCGAGATTCATGGAATCCGTCTCAAACTTTTTAAGACGACAAATCTCAGCTACAAGTAATACTTCTGAGAGAGGGAGATCTGATGGGGGTGCTGAAAGAGGAAATTTGTGGAATCCGTTGCTGATTTTCAGTGGTGATACGCCTGTTCGTATGCCTGGGGATGGTGGAGTTTTGGAGTTTCTTAATGAGGCACTTGGATTCCGACAAGAAAATGGTGGTGATTATTTTGTTGGTCCAGGAGTGGAggaattttttgaagaaattgtaAATAGAAATCAGCGTGGTGCTCCTCCTCCTGTCTCGAGATGTTCAATTGATTCCCTACCAACAGTCAAGATATCAAAAAAGGATGTTAGATCGGATTCGCACTGCCCTGTTTGTAAGGAGAAATTTGCTCTGGGGACTAAGGCAACAAAATTACCTTGCAAGCACTTATATCACTCGGATTGTATCACGCCATGGCTACAACAGAAGAATTCATGTCCTGTTTGTAGAAAGGAGCTGATACCTGAAAAATCTGGCAATGACCATTCTTCTCGAAACTCAAGGAGTGAAAGCAGAAGCAGCAGTAGGCGAGTTAGTGCTAGGGAGAACATTTCTCAGAACCAAGAAAGGCGGAGACCATGGTCTTCCCTCTGGAACTTTGGCTCATCTCGTTCTAGTTCCCGAAGTACTCCAGCTGCTGAAACCAGCTCAGAGACCAGCCATCAACACAATAATTACTCTGAGTACTCCAACTGGCCCTTTGAATAGCAAGGTTTCTCTAAATGTAAcctgttttcttttttctaattctTCATGATCATAATGTTCTACCTCTGGTTGAACTTCTCATGGTTgagaacccccccccccccatgtGTTTACTTGCTTTTGTAATGTACATTTGAAGCTTTTCATGTGTTTCTGATGACTGAATTATATTTGGTTTCCTAAGTGTGATTTAACATTTGTACCTTTCTGATAAGTAGGTAGTACATATCTGGCCTTCATTATCTTTACTTTCCATTTACATTGTTACTATACTGTTTTCATATGTAGTAGTCTCGACTCTCTCGAGGAAAAAGCCTTTGCTTGGGGAATAGAATCATGTCTTGGTAGTTTACTTTTCATCAATAAAACATGGAATTTCAACTCTAAGATGGGTCTTTGCCCCTATTGCGTAAACGTTTGATAAGTATACCAAGTCCCCCTTCACTAATGAAGTAGATCTATTCTATTGCTTGGCTCTTACCAAACATAAAGAATTCTTTCTAATATACTAAGCTTAAACCTCAATGATCCTTTCGTGAGCaatttaaacataataaatcCCTTAACTAAAAGGTTGGGATACTTGTTTAAACCAGTGCTTTAAAAGGCGGGGCTTTCTACTTAATACTGGGCAAGGATAAGCCTTGAGACATGGGCCTTGAACTTCCATTCTGTCCTTTAGTCTTTCTCTAGTTTGGAATTCATTGCATAAAAGATAGACAATGGACCACATTATTATCATTTGAGAGTCGATAAATGCCAGTGAGCTATAGATATTGACAATAGTAATGCAAAAAAGCAGTATGTCTTGCATCATCTAGCATTTGGTTCAACTAAATTTTTAGAAAGATTATGTTACAAGGAAAACAACTTGAAACCTTTAAAGAAATTCATGAGAGAATTTGCAAGATCATGTATAACTAGAGATCAAGAAATGCCATGAAAATTGCTAATGGCCAAAGTGATTTTGTTCGGTAGAATGGAGCCATTCTATCTGAAGTAATAtaaatacttttaatataaGTATCTTGTAATGATCTCTGTTTCAGCTTCATCACATCCAAGAGGCAAAAATTTTCCCTTTTCCATGGAATAATTCTTTTGTTCTGTGGATAGAAATTTGTTGATTTAAAGGTATTGAGATTGTATTCTCTCTCTGTTCTGTTCCCACCACAGCTTTGCGTGCACCTCCCCAAACTTCTCCCGACTGTATGAATGTAGAGAAAGTTGTAAGAAAATGTCCAAAATGGATACAAATTTCAGCAAAATAGTGTTCAGCCTTTTCAATCATGTCTTGAGTTCATCTACACAGTTGAGATTTTGAAATACCTGAATCTTACACGTCGTAGCTCTCTAGTGCCATCAACTAGTTGTCTGATGGTTATATACACACCAGGCTCATCTTGTTCTATCCATTCTGACTCCATTTCACTGGCATTACTTACGGAAAGTGAAGCTTCATCCCTAGAGTCTGTAGTTGTCCTTGACGCATCCATATATGACATATCCCCCTTTGGTAAACCAGTTGATCCAGATGGTTTATGGTAATTGCTTGGTGGCCAGTCCTTATTTGTTGCAGGGGTCATCATAGGGCTTTCTATCGCGGATCCAAGCCTCGAATAATTGGAATCTCTCTGCAGAAAAGAATCTCAGGTATATCAATCTCCATCTATTATTTCCTTTAGATCTTTAAGCTATTATAATTGATCCTTTATCGAACTTGATGAGTTTAGAGTCGTTTGAATCAAGTAAATTTAGTGTTGTTATTGATTTTTAGGGCACAGAAGTATAACTTCTTGCTGGTAGATGACTTGATGAGCAGAGCTGGCTAATTACTTGATCAGGGTAACAAGCTCATGAAGGGGAAACCTGTTAGCTAAATACTAAGTATTTCGGTAAATTTAGCAGATAACTGAGTTAATGTAAATCAAAGGAGAAAGAAAATTGTTGTGCTTAGACAAATCAAATCTAACTGACTTACTCCGTCCTCAGACCTTCCAGGTGTGTTAAGAGCTTGTTTGTTGAATCTCTGAACATTGTAGAGCTCCATAATTCGGTCATAATTCTCACCCCACCATCTTTGAGCTTGCCATTTGTTGAACATATCCCGACTTCAAAAGAACCCAGGGATATTTATTGTCAGGACCATCAAAGGGTGTTTCAATAAGATACACATAACACTGATATTTTCAATAAGGATAGGAATAATACAGATAGCAAGTGGACAATTTGATAGCTTATCGggccacctagaaagctacatAACACGGATACTTTCAATAAAATAGGTCATCATTTCAGATGGCATGCAAAACACATCAACTAAGTAATAAGAATGGCACAGGTAGTAAGTAAGATAATTAAAGGCTCAGTACTAAACAAGTGAAATATTTTAGTAGACATGACTCTTGAGGGAATAAAGAAAGGGGAAACTCAATAAGAAttcatgaatgaatgaaagggACTAAACATTGGCCTAGGATAAGATTAGGCAAAGAAGCTTTCAGTACAAAAGAGGCTGTTTCTTATTGTATTCATAGGCAAGAAGTTATCATTATCATAATTCCCATAATTTCATTCTAGACGACGACTCTATCCGAAGTTAGGATCAGTTACATGAATCCTTATTGTCTATGTCACTCCATTTAAGCTCATCTTAGTCCAATATTATATACTATGATAAAGTTTTGCGGTAGAAATGAAGAGAGACTTTTGATAGATACCTAAATCGGATTCGTTTAAGATCATTTCCACCATTAGGGAGAGAAACAAAAGTGATCTGAACACCAGGTTCAACATGTGCAGTCCACTCTTTTTGTCCATCATCTTCCGCCACTACCTCACCAGACTGAGAAATAGATTCtacaccaccaccaccactaaATCCTCTAGCAAATCTTGAATCAGGCCGCGGAGTCCTTAGATTACCAGCACTAGTAAAATCCCAAGCTGGAGTAGAGCTTGAACTTGCTGGTTGAAAAGGATATGGAACTCCCTCTGATATTGTATCAAAATCAGGATAAGGTCTATGACCTTTCCTGTAAGTACCAGTTGGTGTTGATGACTTGCATTTATATGCACCAGAGACCTTTAAAGCAATATCCTTGATCTGCAaatgtttaaaaattataagttcATAGCAACTTAGTACAACATCAAGAAGATGGATTCTTGATTAAAAGATTAACTACAGTACTAGCATAAGTTAAAACAGTTAATATGTGTAGTTCAATACTAATGAATATATGcataaatgacaaatatatgatcAAAGAAATTACAATAGAATGAAGAGTAAATGGTTTAGGATCCACTCTTTAGGATTATGAAGCGAAATGCTCAACATGTTTCTGCCTCTAGCTTCAGGGCTTAAGCGCGAGTTTGACAATATGAGTTTAACAGATTAAATGTTACTCTCATTGGCAAGGAAAAGTATGTTTCATGAAGTGAAATGCTCAACATGTTTTACCCTTATCTTCAGGGCTTAAGCGCGCTTTAACGATAAGTCAATACTAGTTTAACAAATTAATGACAGATTAACTGTTCTGCCTATTTCAGACAGTAGGAAGTGATTCCACCTATTACTGCTGCTAGAAATGGTATCTTTCTTGTACTATCAAACAAAGAACATCAAAGCAGAAGATCTCTTTATAGGTCCAAAAGCAAAACTTACTGTTTGAAAGTCACTTAATTTCAGAAGTTTAACTTTCTGGGGATAGTGATGAATTCAACAGTTGAATTTGTGAAGGATTGAGTAAATTGGAGTCTGGACTACAGTGAATGAACAGAAATATCAATGGCTGGTCATGTCAAAGATAATTCAGACAAGTCTTTGCCCAGACTAGTCTACATTTTAGATCTTTTTATTGGTTTTGCAACTTCTAAGTAGACTTGACCAAAACATAATCACAAAGATCACTTCAGTTGAACTCACATAACCGCGTCATGAAATTTGTCTTTTGCTTATGCATCGTTCAAGGTGTCTGTCGAATCCTCCACAAGTTGCACATTTCTTAAAGATCTGACTAGTACAATAACACTTTTGACGCGTCCAAACAACATAGCTTATCATTATAGGCCTTCCTATACATtacactttattattattattgttctaAGCTTTCTTAGTGGTCCAATTGGTCAGCCTTACAAACTTAAAATATTGTTAGTTTCAACAACTTTGGGATGGAAATGAAGAAGTAAGATAGAAAAGTACTAAAATCATAATTGCAAGATGATCTAAAATAAGGACCACTAGATGAAAGCAAACTAAAGTAAAGAAAAACATTATGGGACCAAGAACTTAGACACATGATCCAAGAAATAACGTGAACATGACCCAATCTACATGCTAAACATAAAAGAGTGgggtcaaataatttaaaagtcaTATTATAAGTACCATAGTGCCCACAAATACAAATGGACTCAATGGATTTTCATATGGGATAACTACAAATGGTGATCTAATTTTACATATACACGTTTTGATAATCTCATATTCAAAACTCATCGAAGATAAAAACTCTAATTTTACCTAATACACATCGTCGGTGGATAGTAGCAGGTATCTCGAGGAATTAATTGAGATGCGCGAAAGCTAGTCTGAACACCACGGtgataattaagaaaataaaagtaacatTCTATGGTCCTCACCCCACCCCCGCGTGACCAACAAAATTGTTTATTTCATGTTACTCTTGTTAACCCAATGTCCAAATATAGCCCAAAATCCAGCTAGGAAATGTGGGCCCAAAAGGATGAAATGTGGGGCCCTATTAAAGATATAGGGGCTAAAGAGACAGGTCTCGTACTAAGAGTTAGCTTTGCTTtgaacaaagaagaaga is part of the Solanum pennellii chromosome 8, SPENNV200 genome and harbors:
- the LOC107026960 gene encoding probable E3 ubiquitin-protein ligase RHC1A, which produces MSSDSCSHWCYSCRQPVNLRRQNDVCPNCGGGFVQELEDITSSSVDNQTQRPRFMESVSNFLRRQISATSNTSERGRSDGGAERGNLWNPLLIFSGDTPVRMPGDGGVLEFLNEALGFRQENGGDYFVGPGVEEFFEEIVNRNQRGAPPPVSRCSIDSLPTVKISKKDVRSDSHCPVCKEKFALGTKATKLPCKHLYHSDCITPWLQQKNSCPVCRKELIPEKSGNDHSSRNSRSESRSSSRRVSARENISQNQERRRPWSSLWNFGSSRSSSRSTPAAETSSETSHQHNNYSEYSNWPFE
- the LOC107027007 gene encoding protein BREVIS RADIX-like → MLTCITCKQKIEDDGGEEGPRGRAPTPHTKDSIKSLTAQIKDIALKVSGAYKCKSSTPTGTYRKGHRPYPDFDTISEGVPYPFQPASSSSTPAWDFTSAGNLRTPRPDSRFARGFSGGGGVESISQSGEVVAEDDGQKEWTAHVEPGVQITFVSLPNGGNDLKRIRFSRDMFNKWQAQRWWGENYDRIMELYNVQRFNKQALNTPGRSEDGRDSNYSRLGSAIESPMMTPATNKDWPPSNYHKPSGSTGLPKGDMSYMDASRTTTDSRDEASLSVSNASEMESEWIEQDEPGVYITIRQLVDGTRELRRVRFSREKFGEVHAKLWWEQNRERIQSQYL
- the LOC107027838 gene encoding B3 domain-containing protein At2g33720-like, yielding MENNDRFFDDFLTLSLFPPLSEDNVIDAEPIRYHQSSSSSTTLPSSAAASSSTTYDFSSIDGGKDDPNSPFLTLFTGVSKNFAASKPIVNTTPPSSTDLCLSLSSSTAQSSIDSQHSSSREVNALGNSAPKRSLGEQKFIPRKKTKLTSGEEGHWITKKLTRSDVNGASRLLLSRQDVNNYILPFMNEQERSMICQQLCGVDVTVFDMDTQTSHILTLKKWATNSFHLVKAWTKDFVKRRNLKENDEISIRWEKTNSRFCFRVVN